In Xanthomonas sacchari, a genomic segment contains:
- a CDS encoding MFS transporter has protein sequence MRDAAVAASDPVALVAARLERLPPTRTLWRLVALLALGGFFELYDLFQTAYLSPGLLRDGIFAEGAAGVFGIADQAAFASATFLGLFLGASLLSPLVDRFGRRAVFSFALLWYSVATVAMGLQHSALGVILWRGVVGIGLGIELVTIDTYLSEMVPRQMRGAAFALAFCVQFLAVPAVALSAWALVPHAPLGVSGWRWVALLSGGFALAVWWLRSRLPESPRWLATQGRHADADAVLQRLEARCAADLGRPLPAPEPEPTSAPAVATPRLSLLWQAPYRRRMAMLVAFHIFQAIGFFGFGNWLPALLARQGADSVHGLGYAFAISLAYPLAPLLLLRVAQRWENKWQVVASALGAVLFGLLFAWQQQPLLLIACGAAVTFCNAWMSFAYHGYQAELFPTALRARAVGFCYSFSRLSTAASSLLIGVLLERSGHRGVLGFIAASLVLAAVVVGRFGPRTHQRALERI, from the coding sequence ATGCGCGATGCCGCCGTTGCCGCTTCCGATCCCGTCGCCCTGGTCGCGGCGCGCCTGGAACGCCTGCCGCCGACCCGGACCCTGTGGCGCCTGGTCGCGCTGCTGGCGCTGGGCGGCTTCTTCGAACTGTACGACCTGTTCCAGACCGCCTACCTCAGCCCCGGCCTGCTGCGCGACGGGATCTTCGCCGAGGGCGCGGCCGGGGTGTTCGGCATCGCCGACCAGGCGGCGTTCGCCTCGGCGACGTTCCTGGGCCTGTTTCTCGGGGCGAGCCTGCTCAGCCCGCTGGTCGATCGCTTCGGGCGCCGCGCGGTGTTCTCCTTCGCGCTGCTCTGGTACAGCGTGGCCACCGTGGCGATGGGCCTGCAGCACAGCGCGCTGGGGGTGATCCTGTGGCGCGGCGTGGTCGGCATCGGCCTGGGGATCGAACTGGTCACCATCGACACCTACCTGTCGGAAATGGTGCCGCGGCAGATGCGCGGCGCGGCGTTCGCGCTGGCGTTCTGCGTGCAGTTCCTGGCGGTGCCGGCGGTGGCGCTGAGCGCCTGGGCGCTGGTGCCGCACGCGCCGCTGGGCGTGAGCGGCTGGCGCTGGGTGGCGTTGCTCAGCGGCGGCTTCGCGCTGGCGGTATGGTGGCTGCGCAGCCGCTTGCCGGAGTCGCCGCGCTGGCTGGCCACGCAGGGCCGGCATGCCGACGCCGACGCGGTGCTGCAGCGGCTGGAGGCGCGCTGCGCCGCGGACCTTGGGCGGCCGCTGCCGGCGCCGGAGCCGGAGCCGACGTCGGCGCCGGCCGTGGCGACGCCGAGACTGTCCCTGCTGTGGCAGGCGCCGTACCGGCGGCGCATGGCGATGCTGGTGGCCTTCCACATCTTCCAGGCGATCGGCTTCTTCGGCTTCGGCAACTGGTTGCCGGCGCTGCTGGCGCGGCAGGGCGCCGACAGCGTGCATGGGCTTGGCTACGCCTTCGCCATCTCGCTGGCCTACCCGCTGGCGCCGCTGCTGCTGCTGAGGGTGGCGCAGCGCTGGGAAAACAAGTGGCAGGTGGTGGCGTCGGCCCTGGGCGCGGTGCTGTTCGGCCTGCTGTTCGCCTGGCAGCAGCAGCCGCTGCTGCTGATCGCCTGCGGTGCGGCGGTGACCTTCTGCAATGCCTGGATGAGCTTCGCCTACCACGGCTACCAGGCCGAACTGTTCCCTACCGCGCTGCGCGCCCGCGCGGTGGGCTTCTGCTATTCCTTCAGCCGTCTGTCCACCGCCGCCAGCAGCCTGCTGATCGGCGTGCTGCTGGAGCGCAGCGGCCACCGCGGCGTGCTGGGCTTCATCGCCGCCAGCCTGGTGCTGGCCGCCGTGGTGGTGGGCCGGTTCGGGCCGCGCACCCACCAGCGCGCGCTGGAGCGGATCTAG
- a CDS encoding EcsC family protein, producing the protein MTSLLPVPVMDAADHRDLAQARALLEHPGLAAKIANAVGAPIEALISKRIPKPLSSRIDAVSQRALRVALRSALLTLRAQAPERARPRLHGAAVAATGAAGGFFGLPGLVVELPVTTTLMLRSIADIARAEGERLDDPATALACLEVLAHGGRSHRDDGSESGYFAVRAAMAQQLSAAAQYIAAHGLGSKGAPVLVSLLSRIAAKFSVTVSEKLAAQAVPLVGAASGALLNTVFISHFQAMARGHFIVRRLERRYGEAAVRQAYEALPAGR; encoded by the coding sequence ATGACCTCGCTACTGCCCGTTCCCGTGATGGACGCCGCCGACCACCGCGACCTGGCCCAGGCGCGCGCGCTGCTGGAACACCCGGGCCTGGCCGCGAAGATCGCCAATGCGGTGGGCGCGCCGATCGAGGCGCTGATCAGCAAGCGCATCCCCAAGCCGTTGTCCTCGCGCATCGATGCGGTCAGCCAGCGCGCGCTGCGGGTGGCGCTGCGCTCGGCGCTGCTGACCCTGCGTGCGCAGGCGCCGGAGCGCGCGCGCCCGCGCCTGCACGGTGCCGCGGTGGCGGCGACCGGCGCCGCCGGCGGCTTCTTCGGCCTGCCCGGGCTGGTGGTGGAGTTGCCTGTGACCACCACGCTGATGCTGCGCTCCATCGCCGATATCGCCCGCGCCGAGGGCGAGCGCCTGGACGACCCGGCCACCGCCCTGGCCTGCCTGGAGGTGCTGGCGCACGGCGGCCGCAGCCATCGCGACGACGGCAGCGAATCGGGCTACTTCGCGGTACGCGCGGCGATGGCGCAGCAGCTCAGCGCCGCGGCGCAGTACATCGCCGCGCACGGCCTGGGCAGCAAGGGTGCGCCGGTGCTGGTGTCGCTGCTGTCGCGCATCGCCGCCAAGTTCTCGGTCACGGTCAGCGAGAAGCTGGCGGCGCAGGCGGTGCCGCTGGTCGGCGCGGCCAGCGGCGCGCTGCTCAACACGGTGTTCATCTCGCACTTCCAGGCGATGGCGCGCGGCCACTTCATCGTGCGCCGGCTGGAGCGCCGCTACGGCGAGGCGGCGGTGCGCCAGGCCTACGAGGCCTTGCCCGCGGGGCGCTGA
- a CDS encoding NYN domain-containing protein — MKTRHRSDSDDDQPRLAVLIDADNAQPSVIAGLLAEVAKYGVASVKRIYGDFTSTRMTQWKQALLKHSISPVQQFAYTSGKNATDSSLIIDAMDLLYTGRFDGFCLVSSDSDFTRLAQRLREEGPTVYGFGERKTPDAFVQACDKFIYTEVLRSEASAAEPAKPAAAAAKPAAKGRKKPAATPAKPEPAPVPTETKAAAPLTLLRQAIEEASDDQGWAGLGSVGSYLNKVRPDFDPRLYGHKKLSDLLRRLSAHFELEERGNEGGGKRIFVRSRG, encoded by the coding sequence ATGAAAACCCGCCACCGTTCCGACAGCGACGACGACCAGCCGCGGCTGGCGGTGCTGATCGACGCCGACAACGCGCAGCCGTCGGTGATCGCAGGCCTGCTCGCCGAGGTCGCCAAGTACGGCGTGGCCAGCGTCAAGCGCATCTACGGCGATTTCACCAGCACGCGCATGACCCAGTGGAAGCAGGCGCTGCTGAAGCACTCGATCAGCCCGGTACAGCAGTTCGCCTATACCAGCGGCAAGAACGCCACCGACAGTTCGCTGATCATCGACGCGATGGACCTGCTCTACACCGGCCGCTTCGATGGGTTCTGCCTGGTCTCCAGCGACAGCGACTTCACCCGCCTGGCGCAGCGCCTGCGCGAGGAAGGGCCGACCGTGTACGGCTTCGGCGAGCGCAAGACGCCGGACGCGTTCGTGCAGGCCTGCGACAAGTTCATCTACACCGAAGTGCTGCGCAGCGAGGCCAGCGCCGCCGAGCCGGCCAAGCCTGCCGCCGCGGCCGCCAAGCCGGCGGCCAAGGGCCGCAAGAAGCCGGCCGCGACACCGGCGAAACCGGAGCCGGCGCCGGTACCGACCGAGACCAAGGCGGCGGCGCCGCTGACCCTGCTGCGCCAGGCCATCGAGGAAGCCTCCGACGACCAGGGCTGGGCCGGACTCGGCAGCGTCGGCAGCTATCTGAACAAGGTGCGTCCGGATTTCGATCCGCGCCTGTACGGGCACAAGAAGCTCAGCGACCTGCTGCGCCGGCTGTCGGCGCACTTCGAACTGGAGGAGCGCGGCAACGAGGGCGGCGGCAAGCGCATCTTCGTGCGCTCGCGCGGATGA